One Brassica napus cultivar Da-Ae chromosome A1, Da-Ae, whole genome shotgun sequence genomic region harbors:
- the LOC106351717 gene encoding aspartic proteinase oryzasin-1: MREKAFIEATEAPGRRIYERPWDGIFGLSGLSKSTITGARPIWRTMMDEGVVTKKVFSIWLRRYSDSGENGGEIIFGGIDQEHFTGAHTYVDAEGPHNTFKINSFFVGKIDTKVCSKGCKVLVDSGSTYIRGPPNLIVKINKQIRIAADCSNYDKLSEVISFTIAAKTFTLTPRDYIERKNGKCKSVFADAKSDLWQLGTPFIRAFHTVWDYQTPGIVKVGFAKSK, from the exons ATGCGGGAGAAAGCGTTCATCGAGGCAACTGAAGCTCCGGGTAGACGGATTTACGAAAGGCCGTGGGATGGCATATTTGGACTTTCAGGCCTATCGAAATCGACAATCACAGGAGCTCGTCCCATCTGGAGAACGATGATGGATGAAGGGGTGGTTACAAAGAAAGTGTTCTCGATATGGCTTCGACGGTACAGTGATTCTGGTGAAAACGGTGGAGAAATAATCTTTGGAGGTATAGACCAAGAGCACTTCACCGGAGCTCATACCTACGTTGATGCAGAAGGGCCGCATAACACCTTCAAGATTAACTCTTTTTTTGTGGGCAAAATTGACACGAAAGTTTGCTCCAAGGGATGCAAAGTTCTTGTGGACTCGGGGAGTACATACATTCGTGGTCCACCG aatttgatcGTCAAGATTAATAAGCAAATCAGAATAGCAGCAGACTGCTCTAATTATGACAAGCTGTCTGAAGTTATAAGCTTCACAATAGCCGCAAAGACTTTTACCCTCACACCACGTGAT TACATTGAGAGAAAGAACGGGAAATGCAAGAGTGTATTCGCGGATGCTAAGTCTGATTTATG GCAACTTGGCACGCCATTTATTCGAGCATTTCATACTGTTTGGGACTACCAGACTCCAGGAATTGTTAAAGTCGGATTCGCCAAGTCCAAATAA
- the LOC106350233 gene encoding probable F-box protein At4g22060 isoform X2, with protein sequence MSQVVSCGEMEPSRWSKLPSDLMQLVLERLGFADFQRAKSVCSSWHYASKQTSPNNQNPWLILFPEEGKDCCLLFDPEEKDDKLYRIQNLGVNFANSNCLVTYGSWLLMQDDHQYNLLYILNIFTCEKIDLPSMKSQLSIAETEDDMFLVRLDNNKDVLFWFDEKTKDYVVIWIIQPRFLVYSRKSDKYWKRIELFNFNFDMVYKDHRLYLYTSSRDVKVLDFSQDIPRQVFETQVNYDYSRKPEDVFYYDAPLHVCRKIKTENLVVRVTGEVLRVKSIVLCNSDFWYFRIYKMNSSNSEWDSKWETLDSLGEEEAIFLDLGITVTLANTIQGVNGNSIYFSGNHNNYCDSDLGHFWSKKDILIFNLGTQEIERPHPSIFPFIQLSNARWFKYLLIK encoded by the exons ATGTCCCAAGTAGTGAGTTGTGGTGAGATGGAACCAAGCAGGTGGTCAAAACTTCCTTCAGATCTCATGCAGTTGGTTTTAGAACGTCTTGGTTTTGCAGATTTTCAAAGGGCTAAATCTGTTTGTTCATCTTGGCACTATGCATCCAAACAAACTTcaccaaacaatcaaaaccctTGGTTGATTCTATTTCCAGAAGAAGGTAAAGATTGCTGCCTCTTGTTTGATCCCGAGGAAAAAGATGACAAGTTATATAGAATTCAAAATCTAGGGGTCAACTTTGCAAATAGTAATTGTTTGGTTACATATGGAAGTTGGCTCTTGATGCAAGACGATCATCAATAcaatttattatacattttgaATATATTCACCTGTGAGAAGATAGATCTGCCTTCCATGAAGTCTCAACTTAGTATTGCAGAGACTGAAGATGATATGTTTCTTGTAAGATTAGATAACAACAAAGATGTTCTATTCTGGTTTGACGAGAAAACCAAAGATTATGTGGTTATATGGATAATCCAACCaagatttttggtttattccaGAAAGAGTGATAAATATTGGAAACGAATTGAGCTTTTCAACTTTAATTTTGACATGGTATACAAAGATCATAGACTTTACTTGTATACTAGCTCTCGTGATGTCAAAGTCTTGGATTTTTCACAAGATATCCCGCGACAAGTATTTGAGACGCAAGTTAACTATGATTATTCGAGAAAGCCAGAGGATGTTTTCTACTATGATGCTCCTCTTCATGTATGTAGGAAGATCAAGACTGAAAATCTTGTAGTCAGAGTGACTGGTGAAGTTCTGAGGGTTAAGAGCATAGTTTTGTGCAATTCTGACTTTTGGTACTTCCGCATCTACAAGATGAATTCATCAAATAGCGAGTGGGA CTCTAAGTGGGAGACACTTGATTCTTTGGGAGAGGAAGAAGCAATATTTTTGGATCTTGGTATCACCGTTACGCTTGCCAACACCATCCAAGGAGTCAATGGAAACTCAATATATTTCAGCGGCAATCATAATAATTATTGTGATTCTGATTTGGGTcatttttggagtaaaaaaGATATACTTATCTTCAATCTTGGCACTCAAGAAATCGAAAGACCACATCCAAGTATCTTTCCGTTCATTCAATTATCTAATGCTCGATGGTTTAAATAtcttttgatcaaataa
- the LOC106350233 gene encoding probable F-box protein At4g22060 isoform X1: MSQVVSCGEMEPSRWSKLPSDLMQLVLERLGFADFQRAKSVCSSWHYASKQTSPNNQNPWLILFPEEGKDCCLLFDPEEKDDKLYRIQNLGVNFANSNCLVTYGSWLLMQDDHQYNLLYILNIFTCEKIDLPSMKSQLSIAETEDDMFLVRLDNNKDVLFWFDEKTKDYVVIWIIQPRFLVYSRKSDKYWKRIELFNFNFDMVYKDHRLYLYTSSRDVKVLDFSQDIPRQVFETQVNYDYSRKPEDVFYYDAPLHVCRKIKTENLVVRVTGEVLRVKSIVLCNSDFWYFRIYKMNSSNSEWE; encoded by the coding sequence ATGTCCCAAGTAGTGAGTTGTGGTGAGATGGAACCAAGCAGGTGGTCAAAACTTCCTTCAGATCTCATGCAGTTGGTTTTAGAACGTCTTGGTTTTGCAGATTTTCAAAGGGCTAAATCTGTTTGTTCATCTTGGCACTATGCATCCAAACAAACTTcaccaaacaatcaaaaccctTGGTTGATTCTATTTCCAGAAGAAGGTAAAGATTGCTGCCTCTTGTTTGATCCCGAGGAAAAAGATGACAAGTTATATAGAATTCAAAATCTAGGGGTCAACTTTGCAAATAGTAATTGTTTGGTTACATATGGAAGTTGGCTCTTGATGCAAGACGATCATCAATAcaatttattatacattttgaATATATTCACCTGTGAGAAGATAGATCTGCCTTCCATGAAGTCTCAACTTAGTATTGCAGAGACTGAAGATGATATGTTTCTTGTAAGATTAGATAACAACAAAGATGTTCTATTCTGGTTTGACGAGAAAACCAAAGATTATGTGGTTATATGGATAATCCAACCaagatttttggtttattccaGAAAGAGTGATAAATATTGGAAACGAATTGAGCTTTTCAACTTTAATTTTGACATGGTATACAAAGATCATAGACTTTACTTGTATACTAGCTCTCGTGATGTCAAAGTCTTGGATTTTTCACAAGATATCCCGCGACAAGTATTTGAGACGCAAGTTAACTATGATTATTCGAGAAAGCCAGAGGATGTTTTCTACTATGATGCTCCTCTTCATGTATGTAGGAAGATCAAGACTGAAAATCTTGTAGTCAGAGTGACTGGTGAAGTTCTGAGGGTTAAGAGCATAGTTTTGTGCAATTCTGACTTTTGGTACTTCCGCATCTACAAGATGAATTCATCAAATAGCGAGTGGGAGTAG